From a single Sphingosinicellaceae bacterium genomic region:
- a CDS encoding LysR family transcriptional regulator, whose product MTVNLPTTLLRSFVAIVDSGSMQNAAEQVFVTQSGLSLQIKRLEELVQQPLFGREGRRLALTAQGEVLLGYARRMLVLHDEALASVSAGQFAGPVRVGMVQDFAETLLTGLLSRFAGLHPESQIFARVAGTAELQTMLERNQLDVILGFSAADDPAAIRIAPMIWYGDATLLDQPVIPLAVLEKPCRFREAAIARLDGAGRRYRIAVETPNLSTLTAAVDAGLGITCRTALFLHDLAVIEVGPLPELPQVACIVGSGAALTSATSRLAELATQVIREL is encoded by the coding sequence ATGACAGTCAACCTGCCGACCACGCTGCTCCGGAGCTTCGTCGCGATCGTCGATTCGGGGTCGATGCAGAACGCCGCCGAGCAGGTGTTCGTCACGCAGTCAGGGCTGAGCCTGCAGATCAAGCGGCTCGAGGAACTGGTCCAGCAGCCGCTGTTCGGACGCGAGGGGCGGCGGCTCGCGCTGACCGCGCAGGGCGAGGTGCTGCTCGGCTATGCGCGGCGGATGCTGGTCCTCCACGACGAGGCGCTGGCGTCGGTCAGCGCCGGGCAGTTCGCCGGGCCGGTGCGGGTCGGCATGGTCCAGGATTTCGCCGAGACATTGCTGACCGGGCTGCTGTCGCGCTTTGCCGGCCTCCACCCCGAGTCGCAGATCTTCGCGCGGGTTGCCGGCACCGCGGAGCTCCAGACCATGCTCGAGCGCAACCAGCTTGACGTCATCCTCGGCTTCTCCGCCGCCGACGACCCGGCCGCGATCCGGATCGCGCCGATGATCTGGTACGGCGACGCGACTTTGCTCGACCAGCCGGTGATCCCGTTGGCGGTGCTGGAGAAGCCGTGCCGCTTCCGCGAGGCGGCGATCGCCCGGCTCGACGGGGCCGGCCGACGCTACCGGATCGCGGTCGAGACGCCGAACCTGTCGACGCTGACCGCCGCGGTCGACGCCGGGCTCGGCATCACCTGCCGCACCGCGCTGTTCCTCCACGATCTCGCGGTGATCGAGGTCGGGCCGCTGCCCGAACTGCCGCAGGTCGCGTGCATCGTCGGATCGGGGGCGGCGCTGACCTCCGCGACGTCGCGGCTGGCCGAGCTCGCGACGCAGGTCATCCGCGAGCTCTGA
- a CDS encoding ABC transporter permease subunit, translating into MSNKPKPRGAASRGLSSLYRSRWVSPVVLMLLWELGSRTGMIPERTLAAPSAVLLTLAQMIASGELGSNLLVSAGRVAIGLAIGVTTGIVLALIAGLSRPGETAIDAPVQMLRTLPVLALSPLFIVWFGIGETPKIALIAFGSLFPVYLNLYNGIRGVDVRLVDAARSFGLSRAALIIHVIMPGALPSLLVGLRYALSISVLILVVAEQINASAGLGYLINNARDFMRTDIIVVCLIVYAALGLGADLLVRAIEARALAWRPTLVKG; encoded by the coding sequence ATGTCCAATAAACCCAAGCCACGAGGCGCTGCATCGCGAGGACTGTCGAGCTTGTACCGCTCGCGCTGGGTGTCCCCAGTGGTGTTGATGTTGTTGTGGGAACTCGGCTCGCGAACCGGCATGATTCCGGAGCGCACCCTCGCCGCCCCCTCCGCCGTGCTGCTCACCCTCGCCCAGATGATCGCCTCCGGCGAACTCGGTTCCAACCTCCTGGTCTCCGCCGGTCGGGTCGCCATCGGCCTCGCCATCGGCGTCACCACCGGCATCGTGCTGGCCTTGATCGCCGGCCTGTCGCGGCCCGGAGAAACCGCCATCGATGCCCCCGTCCAGATGCTGCGGACCCTGCCGGTGCTGGCGCTGTCGCCGCTGTTCATCGTGTGGTTCGGCATCGGCGAGACCCCCAAGATCGCGCTGATCGCCTTCGGCTCGCTGTTCCCGGTCTACCTGAACCTCTACAACGGCATCCGCGGTGTCGATGTCCGGCTGGTCGATGCCGCCCGCAGTTTCGGGCTGAGCCGCGCCGCTCTCATCATCCACGTCATCATGCCCGGCGCGCTGCCGTCGCTGCTCGTCGGCCTGCGCTATGCGCTGTCGATATCGGTACTGATCCTCGTCGTCGCCGAGCAGATCAACGCCTCCGCCGGGCTCGGCTACCTTATCAACAACGCTCGCGATTTCATGCGGACCGACATCATCGTGGTCTGCCTGATCGTCTATGCCGCACTCGGTCTGGGGGCAGACCTGCTCGTCCGCGCCATCGAAGCCCGCGCACTCGCGTGGCGCCCCACCCTCGTGAAAGGCTGA
- a CDS encoding ABC transporter ATP-binding protein, with product MATLLDFPNGVPLEYKLVPPPPKPVVRLRGFTRSFGCETVIDGLDLDIAPGEFVALLGRSGSGKTTLLRTLAGLDEVDGQDVTVPKSRAVVFQDARLLPWKRVWKNVALGLYGPGIRERSEAALREVGLGHRLDAWPLTLSGGEAQRTALARALVREPQLLLLDEPFAAVDALTRIKMHALVLSLWRAHKPAVMLVTHDVDEAIQLADRVLVLDRGRIIAEELITAERPRSLADARDLRARLLHHLGVEGAAPSWSDTKTPERREDGRWGAAR from the coding sequence ATGGCCACCTTGCTCGACTTTCCGAACGGCGTCCCCCTAGAATATAAGTTAGTGCCGCCACCGCCGAAACCCGTCGTCCGCCTCCGCGGCTTCACCCGCAGTTTCGGCTGCGAGACGGTCATCGACGGCCTCGACCTAGACATTGCGCCGGGCGAATTCGTCGCCCTGCTCGGACGGTCGGGGAGCGGTAAGACGACCTTGCTGCGAACGCTCGCGGGGCTCGACGAGGTCGACGGACAGGATGTCACCGTGCCGAAGTCGCGCGCCGTGGTCTTTCAGGATGCCCGCCTGCTGCCGTGGAAGCGCGTCTGGAAGAACGTCGCGCTAGGCTTGTACGGCCCCGGCATCCGCGAGCGTTCGGAGGCGGCCCTGCGCGAGGTTGGCCTCGGCCACCGCCTCGATGCGTGGCCACTGACCCTGTCGGGCGGCGAGGCGCAGCGCACCGCGCTCGCCCGGGCGCTGGTCCGCGAGCCGCAACTGCTGCTGCTCGACGAGCCCTTCGCCGCGGTCGATGCGCTGACCCGGATCAAGATGCATGCCCTCGTGCTGTCGCTGTGGCGCGCCCACAAGCCCGCGGTGATGCTCGTCACCCACGACGTCGACGAGGCGATCCAACTTGCCGATCGAGTACTGGTCCTCGACCGCGGCCGCATCATCGCCGAGGAACTGATTACCGCCGAACGCCCGCGCAGCCTCGCCGATGCACGCGACCTCCGCGCTCGCCTGCTCCACCACCTCGGCGTCGAGGGCGCGGCGCCGTCGTGGTCGGATACCAAGACTCCAGAGCGTCGCGAGGATGGGCGCTGGGGCGCGGCGCGATGA
- a CDS encoding LLM class flavin-dependent oxidoreductase yields MSVKFIGYIGFNNTSELHSAERSRALDRDYIEAAAEAQEKGGFDRVLIPFGSISPDSLIVAAHAAALTTKLGFLVAHRPGFTQPTVAARQLATLDSLTDGRVAVHIITGGADSEMARDGDTSTKVERYARTDEYLTILRHEWSDTAPFDHEGRFYRVRQGFSSVKPNNLPVFFGGSSDEAIEVSGKHADVYALWGESLSQTREVVSRVRRAAAPHGRRPGFSLSLRPVLADTEEAAWKRAAEIVEQVRDLRAAAGAPTEGHAPVNAGSQRLLDTAAQGYRTDKCLWTGLAAVGGAQGNSTGLVGTPEQVTDALLDYYDLGIDHFLIRGFEPLADAITYGNELIPLVREAVAARDELKLKNVA; encoded by the coding sequence ATGTCAGTCAAGTTCATCGGCTACATCGGCTTCAACAATACCTCGGAGCTCCACAGCGCCGAGCGCAGCCGGGCGCTCGACCGCGACTATATCGAGGCCGCCGCCGAGGCGCAGGAGAAGGGCGGCTTCGACCGCGTGCTGATCCCGTTCGGGTCGATCTCGCCCGACAGCCTGATCGTCGCCGCACACGCCGCCGCCTTAACCACCAAGCTCGGCTTCCTGGTCGCACACCGCCCCGGCTTCACCCAGCCGACCGTCGCGGCGCGCCAGCTGGCGACGCTGGACTCGCTCACCGATGGGCGCGTCGCGGTCCACATCATCACTGGCGGCGCGGACTCCGAGATGGCGCGCGACGGCGACACCTCGACCAAGGTCGAGCGCTACGCCCGCACCGACGAATACCTCACCATCCTCCGCCACGAGTGGAGCGACACCGCGCCGTTCGATCACGAGGGCCGCTTCTACCGCGTCCGCCAGGGCTTCAGCTCGGTCAAGCCGAACAATTTGCCGGTGTTCTTCGGCGGCTCGTCCGACGAGGCGATCGAGGTCTCGGGCAAGCACGCCGACGTCTACGCCTTGTGGGGCGAGAGCCTGTCGCAGACCCGCGAGGTCGTGTCGCGCGTCCGCCGCGCCGCCGCCCCACATGGCCGCCGCCCCGGCTTCTCGCTGTCGCTGCGCCCGGTCCTCGCCGACACCGAGGAGGCCGCGTGGAAGCGCGCCGCCGAGATCGTTGAGCAGGTCCGCGACCTCCGCGCCGCTGCCGGTGCCCCGACCGAAGGCCACGCGCCGGTCAACGCCGGCTCGCAGCGCCTGCTCGACACCGCCGCGCAGGGCTACCGCACCGACAAGTGCCTGTGGACCGGATTGGCCGCGGTCGGTGGGGCGCAGGGCAACTCAACCGGGCTGGTCGGCACCCCCGAGCAGGTGACCGACGCGCTCCTCGACTATTACGACCTCGGCATCGACCACTTCCTGATCCGCGGCTTCGAACCGCTCGCCGACGCGATCACCTACGGCAACGAGCTGATCCCCCTGGTCCGCGAAGCCGTCGCCGCGCGTGACGAGCTGAAGTTGAAGAACGTCGCCTAG
- a CDS encoding TonB-dependent receptor: MILHAQAAPATTPPQLLAAAEAADSAADDTGGEIIVTAERRETSLQKTPIAISVFTGQTLTDRNIRDVRDLAGQVPNLFVPRVTISHTTQTFALRGIGESDPIQEPVLAVYVDDVYIPRQIGSMVEFNDLERIEVLRGPQGTLYGRNSSGGALRIITRDPGQETRISAELGYGSKNEIDARALLSGPLSDTLSASISYIHHSRDGVTQDPTLGHDVNRIDVDAFRAKLHWTPSGALDVLATVNVVRDRSDSRSYIPVNQPGVVFDKRVSYSEVEPLQDLDGRSASLRVKYDLGSHLSLKSISAVSGFSLNPVSYDNDGQSALIQKNLIHYRDSSETQEFQLNGDYRALTFTGGLFYLHERFFVQRDGFTRVGTSPTAAINSQRAHNTTTSDAYAIFGEATYRFSDIFSLTGGLRGTIERKKFVFDNKVLDLQRNPIAQSIVGEASKTWRALTPKGSLQAQWTPSLLQYASYSRGFKSGGFDNRATRLDLATLPFAPETVSTYETGLKATLFEKALRVNAAAFYNDYKNLQVSFFDPAYAGTRRGNAGKAHSWGIEVETSASLTDHLTAQLSGGYLKAIYDDYKGAGGKGIDADGNDLINAPHWSLSGGLAYDIGLGKRGGLRLAGDAQYQSSIYSSPLNRPQDKSPGQAFFNGTITYTTPDPRYRVIVSGRNLFDSDKPVSASYTPSIGAYYQNFPDGRTFLVSVRFTQ, encoded by the coding sequence ATGATACTTCACGCTCAAGCGGCACCGGCAACTACCCCTCCCCAGCTCCTCGCCGCTGCCGAAGCCGCAGACAGCGCTGCCGATGACACCGGCGGCGAGATCATCGTCACCGCCGAGCGCCGCGAGACCAGCCTGCAGAAGACACCGATCGCGATCTCGGTGTTCACTGGCCAGACCCTGACCGACCGCAACATCCGCGACGTCCGCGACCTCGCCGGCCAGGTGCCGAACCTGTTCGTGCCGCGTGTCACCATCAGTCACACGACGCAAACGTTCGCGCTGCGCGGCATCGGCGAAAGCGACCCGATCCAGGAGCCGGTGCTCGCGGTCTATGTCGACGACGTCTACATCCCGCGCCAGATCGGCTCGATGGTCGAGTTCAACGACCTCGAGCGGATCGAGGTGCTACGCGGTCCGCAGGGTACGCTGTACGGGCGCAATTCGAGCGGCGGCGCGCTGCGCATCATCACCCGCGACCCCGGCCAGGAAACGCGGATCAGCGCCGAGCTCGGCTATGGCAGCAAGAACGAGATCGACGCCCGCGCGCTGCTCAGCGGGCCATTGTCCGACACACTGTCGGCGAGCATCTCGTACATCCATCACAGCCGCGACGGGGTCACCCAGGACCCGACGCTCGGCCACGACGTCAACCGCATCGACGTCGACGCCTTCCGGGCCAAGCTGCACTGGACCCCAAGCGGGGCCCTCGACGTGCTGGCAACGGTCAACGTCGTCCGCGACCGCTCCGACAGCCGCAGCTACATCCCGGTCAACCAGCCCGGCGTCGTCTTCGACAAGCGCGTGTCCTACTCCGAGGTCGAGCCGCTGCAGGATCTCGACGGGCGGTCGGCGTCGTTGCGGGTCAAGTACGACCTCGGTTCGCATCTCAGCCTCAAGTCGATCAGTGCCGTCAGCGGCTTCAGCCTGAACCCGGTATCCTACGACAACGACGGCCAGTCGGCGCTGATCCAGAAGAACCTGATCCACTACCGCGACTCGTCCGAGACTCAGGAATTCCAGCTCAACGGCGACTATCGCGCACTGACCTTCACCGGCGGGCTGTTCTATCTGCACGAGCGTTTCTTCGTGCAGCGCGACGGCTTCACGCGGGTCGGCACCTCGCCGACCGCGGCGATCAACAGCCAGCGCGCCCACAACACGACGACGAGCGACGCCTATGCGATCTTCGGCGAGGCGACCTATCGTTTCTCCGACATCTTCAGCCTGACCGGCGGCCTCCGCGGCACCATCGAGCGCAAGAAGTTCGTCTTCGACAACAAAGTGCTCGATCTGCAGCGCAATCCCATCGCCCAATCGATCGTCGGCGAGGCGTCCAAGACCTGGCGAGCATTGACCCCCAAGGGCTCACTGCAGGCGCAATGGACCCCGTCGCTGCTCCAGTACGCAAGCTATTCGCGGGGCTTCAAATCGGGCGGCTTCGACAACCGTGCCACCCGCCTCGACCTCGCGACCCTACCGTTCGCGCCGGAGACTGTCAGCACCTACGAGACCGGTCTCAAAGCGACGCTGTTCGAGAAGGCACTGCGGGTCAACGCGGCGGCATTCTACAACGACTACAAGAATCTGCAGGTCTCGTTCTTCGATCCCGCCTACGCCGGCACGCGGCGCGGTAACGCCGGCAAGGCGCACAGCTGGGGCATCGAGGTCGAAACCAGCGCGTCGCTGACCGACCACCTGACCGCACAGCTGTCGGGCGGCTACCTCAAGGCGATCTACGACGACTACAAGGGCGCCGGCGGCAAGGGCATCGACGCCGACGGCAACGACCTGATCAATGCCCCCCACTGGAGCCTGTCGGGCGGCCTCGCCTACGACATCGGGCTCGGCAAGCGTGGCGGGTTGCGGCTAGCGGGCGATGCGCAATACCAGTCGAGCATCTACTCCTCGCCGCTCAACCGCCCGCAGGACAAGTCGCCCGGCCAGGCGTTCTTCAACGGCACGATCACCTACACGACCCCGGACCCGCGCTATCGAGTCATCGTCTCGGGTCGCAACCTGTTCGACTCCGACAAGCCGGTATCGGCGAGCTACACGCCGTCGATCGGCGCCTATTACCAGAACTTCCCCGACGGCCGGACCTTCCTGGTCAGCGTCCGGTTCACCCAGTGA
- a CDS encoding aldehyde dehydrogenase family protein produces the protein MLHQALDKLKGNIAIRTRYDNYIGGKWVAPVEGRYFDNPSPINGKTFCEVARSSAADIELALDAAHAAKDAWGQTSTTERAIILNKIADRMEENLDLLAMAETIDNGKPIRETTLADLPLSIDHFRYFAGCIRAQEGSISEIDKDTVAYHFHEPLGVVGQIIPWNFPILMAVWKLAPALAAGNCVVLKPAEQTPMSIMVLADIIGDLLPPGVLNIVNGFGVEAGKPLASNKRIAKIAFTGETTTGRLIMQYASENIIPVTLELGGKSPNIFFADVMDEDDAFFDKCLEGFAMFGLNQGEVCTCPSRALVQESIYDRFIERAIERVKAIKTGNPLEMSTMMGAQASNDQLEKIMSYLDIGRAEGAEVLTGGKRNALPGDLGGGYYVEPTILKGHNKMRVFQEEIFGPVLAVTTFKDDAEAMAIANDTLYGLGAGVWTRDGTRAYRFGRGLQAGRVWTNCYHLYPAHAAFGGYKQSGIGRENHKMMLDHYQQTKNMLVSYNPNKMGFF, from the coding sequence ATGCTGCATCAGGCGCTCGACAAGCTGAAGGGCAACATCGCGATCCGGACACGGTATGACAATTACATCGGCGGAAAATGGGTCGCCCCGGTCGAAGGCCGCTATTTCGACAACCCTTCGCCGATCAACGGCAAGACCTTCTGCGAGGTTGCGCGGTCCAGCGCCGCCGATATCGAGCTTGCCCTCGACGCCGCCCACGCCGCCAAGGATGCCTGGGGCCAGACTTCGACGACCGAGCGCGCGATCATTCTCAACAAAATCGCCGACCGGATGGAGGAGAACCTCGACCTGCTGGCGATGGCCGAGACGATCGACAACGGCAAGCCGATCCGCGAGACGACGCTTGCCGACCTGCCCTTGTCGATCGACCACTTCCGCTATTTCGCCGGCTGCATCCGCGCCCAGGAAGGCAGTATCTCGGAGATCGACAAGGACACCGTTGCCTACCACTTCCACGAACCACTGGGCGTTGTCGGGCAAATCATCCCGTGGAATTTCCCGATCCTGATGGCGGTGTGGAAACTCGCGCCGGCGCTGGCAGCGGGCAATTGCGTCGTGCTGAAGCCGGCCGAGCAGACGCCGATGTCGATCATGGTGCTCGCCGACATCATCGGCGACCTGCTGCCGCCCGGCGTCCTGAACATCGTCAACGGGTTCGGGGTGGAGGCCGGCAAGCCGCTGGCGTCGAACAAGCGCATCGCCAAGATTGCCTTCACCGGCGAGACCACGACCGGCCGCCTGATCATGCAGTACGCATCGGAAAACATCATCCCGGTGACGCTCGAGCTCGGCGGCAAGTCGCCCAATATCTTCTTCGCCGACGTAATGGACGAGGACGATGCGTTCTTCGACAAGTGCCTCGAGGGCTTCGCGATGTTCGGCCTCAACCAAGGCGAGGTCTGCACCTGCCCGAGCCGTGCGCTGGTTCAGGAGTCGATCTACGACCGTTTCATCGAACGCGCGATCGAGCGCGTGAAAGCGATCAAAACCGGCAATCCGCTCGAGATGTCGACGATGATGGGCGCGCAGGCTTCGAACGACCAGCTCGAGAAGATCATGTCCTATCTCGACATCGGCAGGGCTGAGGGTGCCGAGGTCCTGACCGGTGGCAAGCGTAACGCGTTGCCCGGCGACCTCGGCGGCGGCTATTACGTCGAGCCGACGATCCTCAAGGGTCACAACAAGATGCGCGTCTTCCAGGAGGAGATTTTCGGACCCGTGCTCGCGGTGACGACCTTCAAGGACGACGCGGAGGCGATGGCGATCGCCAACGACACACTCTACGGCCTCGGCGCCGGCGTCTGGACGCGCGACGGGACCCGCGCCTATCGCTTCGGCCGCGGCCTCCAGGCAGGGCGGGTGTGGACCAACTGCTATCACCTCTACCCCGCCCATGCGGCGTTCGGTGGCTACAAGCAGTCGGGCATCGGGCGCGAGAACCACAAGATGATGCTCGACCACTATCAGCAGACCAAGAACATGCTGGTCAGCTACAATCCCAACAAGATGGGATTCTTTTGA
- a CDS encoding DUF779 domain-containing protein encodes MFHQSGGCCDGSAPMCYPRGDFRTGASDLLLGEIAGDVPVYIGADQYAYWSHTQIVIDVVPGRGSGFSVESTEGIRFLTRSRVFSDAEHQRLLDHAPATGAT; translated from the coding sequence ATGTTCCACCAGTCCGGCGGCTGCTGCGACGGCTCCGCGCCGATGTGCTATCCGCGCGGCGACTTTCGCACCGGCGCCAGCGACCTGCTGCTCGGCGAGATCGCCGGTGACGTGCCGGTCTATATCGGGGCCGACCAGTACGCATACTGGTCGCACACGCAGATCGTCATTGACGTCGTGCCCGGTCGCGGCTCGGGCTTTTCGGTGGAGTCGACCGAGGGCATCCGCTTCCTGACCCGGTCACGGGTCTTTTCCGACGCTGAGCATCAGCGCCTGCTCGACCATGCGCCGGCGACTGGTGCCACCTGA